The genome window CCCTCGGCCGCGAAGTCTTTGGATTTCTGCTGCCGCACCTCCCAATAGCCCGGTCACATAGACCCCGTCTCCCACTCGTGCTCCCGACCTCCGCAGCGCCTCGCCCTTCGGCGCCTGCCCCACGACCACGACGTCGGCCACGACCCCCTTGGGCGATTGGGCCACGTCTCCCCCCGCCAGGTTCACGCCATATCGTTTCGCCAGCCCCAGCAGCCCTTTGAAAAACTCATCGACCCATCTTTGCTTAACCGACTCCGGCAGCGCCAGCGACAGAAAAGCGGCGATCGGCTCTCCGCCCATGGCCGCAATGTCGCTCAGCCCCCGCAGCAGGCAGCGATGCCCGATGACGCCCGCCGGATACCAGTCCCGGCGGAAGTGCATCCCCTCCAGGCTGAAATCGGTGGTGACCAGCAATTCGTACCCCGGCCTTACCGCCAGCACCGCCGCGTCATCGCCGATCCCCGCCCGCACCTGTGGGTGCCCTGTTCGGGCCATCTTCCGGATCCGCTGAATCAGTTGCCGCTCTCGAATCACACCCGGAGCCTACTCTCGCGCTGAATCGGTTTCAATTCCCGGCGCTCTCGGCGACCCCGGCGGTCACCCGATTACCTTGGTCCCCGTCCGTACGTTGCCTCTGGTACAACTCCAAAGCCCGACCCCGTTTACCCTTCCGGCATCTACCCTGGCTAGCCTGCCGCCACTACTCTTGGTTGACATGGATGACGGGGTTTGTTAGCTTTTCCCGTCCTATTCCAGA of Terriglobales bacterium contains these proteins:
- the thiL gene encoding thiamine-phosphate kinase, whose product is MIRERQLIQRIRKMARTGHPQVRAGIGDDAAVLAVRPGYELLVTTDFSLEGMHFRRDWYPAGVIGHRCLLRGLSDIAAMGGEPIAAFLSLALPESVKQRWVDEFFKGLLGLAKRYGVNLAGGDVAQSPKGVVADVVVVGQAPKGEALRRSGARVGDGVYVTGLLGGAAAEIQRLRGRGRPRHAGLAEPRIAAGQALRGVASACIDVSDGLSTDLSHISEESGVGAVIEAEAVPVAKGATLDLALHGGEDYELLFTSGKPVPEKVAGAKVTLIGEVTPGKRMELVDAGGKRRRLEPAGWEHFRE